Proteins from a genomic interval of Streptomyces sp. NBC_00820:
- the crcB gene encoding fluoride efflux transporter CrcB — MNWLLVILGAAVGAPLRHLTDRAVRARHDSVLPWGTFAVNVAGCLILGLLSGAASAGVAGPHLQLLLGTGLCGALTTYSTFSYETLRLTETGAGLYAAANAVVSVAAGLGAAFAGVSLAGALWVA; from the coding sequence GTGAACTGGCTGCTGGTCATCCTGGGAGCCGCGGTCGGCGCCCCCCTGCGTCATCTCACCGACCGTGCCGTCCGGGCCCGCCATGACTCCGTCCTCCCCTGGGGCACCTTCGCGGTGAACGTCGCCGGCTGCCTGATCCTGGGCCTCCTCAGCGGTGCGGCCTCCGCCGGCGTCGCGGGCCCGCACCTCCAGCTGCTGCTCGGTACCGGGCTCTGCGGCGCCCTGACGACCTACTCGACCTTCTCCTACGAGACCCTCAGGCTGACCGAGACCGGTGCCGGGCTCTACGCTGCGGCCAACGCGGTCGTGAGCGTGGCGGCGGGACTCGGGGCGGCCTTCGCCGGGGTCTCGCTCGCCGGCGCCCTGTGGGTGGCGTAG
- a CDS encoding FadR/GntR family transcriptional regulator, whose product MNLSDSQTGGRVPRRVSAMEAVLGHLRGAIERGEYAIGDKLPSEAELCRTLEVSRPVLREALRALQTMGLTVSRTGKGTFVVASAVEDPTFGDYAASDLLEVRRHIEIPVAGYAALRRGPEDLDRLAHLLERMERETDTTAWVAMDTLFHIAVAEAAQNPVFRRVIEEIRDALARQSAFLTELGDRREQSNREHRAIVEALLDGSEHDAVEAMSHHLDRVETSLTAIVRATRADLPAQGGPATASDTLQGGTRPPSTPDDTRPARRPAPTQ is encoded by the coding sequence GTGAACCTGTCAGACAGCCAGACAGGTGGTCGGGTCCCACGGCGCGTCAGCGCCATGGAAGCGGTCCTCGGCCACCTCCGCGGCGCCATCGAGCGCGGTGAGTACGCCATCGGCGACAAACTCCCCTCCGAAGCCGAGCTGTGCCGCACCCTCGAGGTGTCCCGGCCCGTCCTCCGCGAGGCGCTGCGTGCGCTGCAGACGATGGGCCTGACCGTCTCCCGGACCGGAAAGGGCACCTTCGTCGTCGCGAGCGCCGTGGAGGACCCCACCTTCGGCGACTACGCGGCCAGCGACCTGCTGGAGGTGCGCCGCCACATAGAGATCCCGGTCGCCGGGTACGCGGCCCTGCGCCGCGGCCCCGAGGACCTCGACCGCCTGGCCCACCTGCTGGAGCGCATGGAGCGGGAGACGGACACCACCGCGTGGGTCGCGATGGACACCCTCTTCCACATCGCGGTCGCCGAGGCCGCCCAGAACCCGGTCTTCCGCCGGGTCATCGAGGAGATCCGCGACGCACTGGCCCGCCAGTCCGCCTTCCTCACCGAGCTGGGCGACCGCCGCGAGCAGTCCAACCGCGAGCACCGCGCGATCGTCGAAGCGCTGCTCGACGGCTCCGAGCACGACGCCGTCGAAGCGATGAGCCACCACCTCGACCGCGTCGAGACCTCCCTCACCGCCATCGTGCGCGCCACGCGCGCGGACCTGCCCGCACAGGGCGGGCCCGCGACCGCGAGCGACACCCTCCAGGGCGGAACACGCCCACCGTCCACCCCGGACGACACGCGACCCGCGCGCCGGCCGGCCCCGACCCAGTGA
- a CDS encoding asparaginase, with amino-acid sequence MHSSSPADASAVGSPRPPAGAPVVREPLHAPVAHVVRGGVVEGVHHGSVVVLGADGRVQFQLGDIEAAFYPRSALKPVQAVAMLRAGLPLDGGELLSLTAASHSGEEFHLQAARRMLDLAGLTEDHLRNVPDMPYDPVVRDTWIRDGRTPSRLAQNCSGKHAAMLWTAKVNGWSLADYLDPAHPLQRAVAETVEELTGQPVARVTVDGCGAPLFSISLHGLARALARITTAAPGTPEARVADAMREHAELASGTRRDVAALMRAVPGLLGKDGFEGVQVAALPDGRAVAVKIADGNDRARVPVAAAALARVGVDPALLTAFAGAPLLGGGLPVGSVRPVRALDPATSPAHA; translated from the coding sequence ATGCACAGCAGTTCTCCCGCCGACGCCTCCGCCGTCGGTTCCCCCCGTCCCCCCGCCGGCGCGCCCGTCGTCCGGGAGCCCCTGCACGCACCCGTCGCCCACGTCGTACGCGGCGGGGTCGTCGAGGGCGTCCACCACGGCTCCGTCGTCGTGCTCGGCGCCGACGGCCGGGTCCAGTTCCAGCTCGGCGACATCGAGGCCGCGTTCTACCCGCGCTCGGCCCTCAAGCCCGTCCAGGCCGTGGCCATGCTGCGGGCCGGACTCCCGCTCGACGGCGGCGAACTCCTCTCGCTGACCGCCGCCAGCCACTCCGGCGAAGAGTTCCACCTCCAGGCCGCCCGGCGCATGCTCGACCTCGCCGGGCTCACCGAGGACCACCTGCGCAACGTCCCCGACATGCCGTACGACCCGGTCGTGCGCGACACCTGGATCCGCGACGGCCGCACGCCCAGCCGGCTCGCCCAGAACTGCTCGGGCAAGCACGCCGCCATGCTGTGGACCGCCAAGGTCAACGGCTGGTCCCTGGCGGACTACCTGGACCCGGCGCACCCGCTCCAGCGGGCCGTCGCGGAGACGGTCGAGGAGCTGACCGGGCAGCCTGTGGCCCGTGTGACCGTGGACGGCTGCGGCGCGCCGCTGTTCTCCATATCCCTGCACGGTCTCGCGCGGGCCCTCGCCCGCATCACCACGGCCGCGCCGGGAACGCCCGAGGCGCGGGTGGCCGACGCGATGCGCGAGCACGCCGAGCTGGCCTCCGGTACGCGACGCGACGTGGCCGCTCTCATGCGGGCCGTCCCCGGCCTGCTCGGCAAGGACGGCTTCGAGGGCGTTCAGGTGGCCGCGCTGCCCGACGGCCGCGCCGTCGCCGTGAAGATCGCCGACGGCAACGACCGTGCCCGCGTCCCGGTCGCCGCGGCCGCCCTCGCCCGCGTCGGCGTCGACCCCGCCCTGCTCACCGCCTTCGCCGGCGCACCGCTGCTCGGCGGCGGGCTCCCGGTGGGGTCCGTACGACCGGTTCGCGCACTGGACCCGGCCACTTCGCCGGCCCACGCCTGA
- a CDS encoding undecaprenyl-diphosphate phosphatase, translating to MSAISVGQAVVLGVVEGVTEFLPVSSTGHLKIAEGLMNIPVDDKSVVGFSAVIQVGAIAAVLVYFFKDIKRIVSAWFRGLTNREERYHHDYKFAWWVIAATVPIVVVGLAAKPLIDGPLASLWVVAGSLIVGSAVMWCADQMGRHKRGEDDTSFKDAMLVGSSQILALLFPGFSRSGATMSTALVLDLDRVAATRLSFFLGIPALTGAGIYELKDALGAGVGAAPLATGTIVSFVVAYASISWLLKFVAKHSFNAFVIYRIIIGVLLIGLLATGTLES from the coding sequence ATGAGCGCCATCTCCGTCGGTCAGGCCGTCGTCCTCGGAGTAGTCGAGGGGGTGACCGAATTCCTCCCCGTGTCCTCCACCGGCCACCTCAAGATCGCCGAGGGGCTCATGAACATCCCCGTCGACGACAAGTCCGTCGTCGGGTTCTCCGCAGTCATCCAGGTCGGCGCCATCGCCGCCGTGCTCGTGTACTTCTTCAAGGACATCAAGCGGATCGTTTCCGCCTGGTTCCGGGGTCTGACCAACCGCGAAGAGCGCTACCACCACGACTACAAGTTCGCCTGGTGGGTGATCGCCGCGACCGTCCCGATCGTCGTGGTGGGCCTGGCCGCCAAGCCCCTGATCGACGGCCCGCTCGCCTCCCTCTGGGTGGTCGCCGGTTCGCTGATCGTGGGATCCGCCGTGATGTGGTGCGCGGACCAGATGGGCCGCCACAAGCGTGGTGAGGACGACACCTCCTTCAAGGACGCGATGCTCGTCGGCTCCTCCCAGATCCTCGCCCTGCTCTTCCCCGGCTTCTCCCGCTCCGGCGCCACGATGTCCACCGCGCTCGTCCTGGACCTCGACCGCGTCGCCGCCACGCGTCTCTCCTTCTTCCTCGGCATCCCGGCCCTGACCGGCGCCGGCATCTACGAGCTGAAGGACGCCCTCGGCGCGGGCGTCGGCGCCGCCCCGCTGGCCACCGGCACGATCGTGTCCTTCGTCGTCGCCTACGCCTCCATCTCCTGGCTCCTGAAGTTCGTCGCCAAGCACTCCTTCAACGCCTTCGTGATCTACCGGATCATCATCGGCGTGCTCCTGATCGGCCTGCTGGCCACCGGCACGCTCGAAAGCTGA